Genomic DNA from Paenibacillus sp. MBLB1832:
GGACGGCTGCGAATCTGATTCAGCCGGACTTGTTCTACGCGCTGGATGCGAGTGCGGCCGCCGATATGACAGGCGACCGACAGGCTTGGGGGCAGCTCGGGCGTGGCGCCCTGCTGCGCATCCTCGATCCCACGATGATTACGCACCGCGGGATGGTCGAGTTCATTCTGGATACGGCGGAAACGCATAAGATCCCGTATCAGTATTTCATCTCGCAAGGCGGAACGGATGCGGGGCAAGTGCACGTACAGGGCAGCGGTATTCCATCCGCTGTAATTGGCGTGTGCGCGCGGTACATCCACACGTCCACGTCGATTCTCCACGTGGATGACTACGCCGCAGCAAAAGAACTGCTGATTAAGCTAGTGCAAGCCAGCGATCGCACTACGCTCAATACAATCCATGCGAACGCATAATGGAGTAATAAAAGGCGGTCCCCTCGTTGGGGCCGCCTTTTGCATGCCATAGAAAGCTACTTCTACCCTCTCGTATCCACCCCATCAATCGCCAATCTACCTCATCCTCAATTTAGCAGCGGTCAACCACTTCTATTCAATCCAAAACCAGCTAGTTTTTCAAAATAAGAGTGGTTGACCACCCTTAACTGCTCACAAATGACGTCAAACTACCCTCATTCCACACTTTAGGAGCGGTCAACCACCTCTATTTCGCCCAAACCAGTCAATCTTCCAAAATAAGAGTGGTTGACCACCCTTAATTTCCCGAACCGCTTCGCTCCCCTAAATTCCCCCCAATCAACCAACTAACCCTCGGTCAACGCACTCATATTCAACCGAAAAACGCTTCACCCTGAAAATAAGCCGTATATAAGTACACCCGTTCCCTTTCCCACTTCACTAACAACGCAGCAAAGCCTCAAACCGTTGATATAGCGAACAAATCAGACATTCTCGCCGTTCATACTATATACAAAAATTTACATAGAATTTTTACCTTTTTTTCATAAATATAGAACTAATGTTCCAATATATGGTACAATTAACAGTATCAATCGTTTTAGAAAGAAGGATACCCATGACCTCCATTATTCGCGAAGCAACACCCCAAGATACAACCGCCATTTCTGCACTCATTTCCCAACTGACAGGCAAATCGATCTCCCCTCTGCATATCGAGAATCGATTATATAGCATGCGAGACAATCCCGATGAGCTGCTCTACGTGTATGAAGAGAAGAATCGCATTCTGGGTACGCTTAGTTTTCGAATCAAGCGCGATGCCGAACAATTCGGCCAACTCATCTTTAGCGAAATTTCGGTGATGTCTGCAGCGAACGACTCCCCAAGCGCTCAGGATCCTCGCGCACAGTTGGAAGACTATGCGGTACAGCTCGCCAACAAGCATAATTGCGCAGGCATGATGTGGCTAACGGAGACGGGGGCTGCCCACCCTTCTCGTGAAGCTCAATCCCCGATTGGCTTTGATGAAACAGGCTATCGCTTTGTGAAACGATTCATTTAACACCTCCTAGATACTCCTCCTCCTTCGAGGCAACCTCGCAGGAAGCCTCACTTGGATATTTCGGCAGTGTAATACGGACCAAGGTGCCGATTCTAACCGTGCTTTTCGTGGAGACGCCGTACATTTTGCCAAAATGCAGCTGGATCCGTTCATTCACATTGCCGATTCCATACCCATCTTGGAGCCACTGGCATGGAAGATCTGATCCAGCTTTTCCTGGCTCATCCCGAGTCCATTATCCTCGAATTCCAGCTCGGGTTCCACACCGCTCACGAACGTGCCGAAAAGGCAAATACGAGAAAACCGCGAAAGCGCTAGCAACACGATGAAAACACAAAAGAAATGGCATAAAATCGCCTAGTTCTGAATAATCTGAATATTTACAATATTTTAATAATGGGCTATGATGAATTCAGGCTCACACGGAGGACAACCACAATACACCAGCACGGTGCGAAGCAGCTCAGGGCCTGAACATTCGTCAGAAAGGGGATAGTCCATTGGACCATGTTAGCGAAGCATACCACTCCCTTTAGTCTCAGCGACAGGAGAGAAGATGAGGAACGACTCACTCGTTCAGCGCGTATGCGGGAATCCAGTTAATCGATCACGAGCAGACATTCGAGGAAAGGAAATCTAGTGAGGAGCTGTCGTCAGAGCAAGGTCGTCACTACCGAGGAAAGGACACGTTGATTGGTGAGGCACATAGCAAAGGCAACTACGGGTTCACGAAATTTCGGGGAATGGAGTGTGTGGGAACATAATTGAATAGTCAACAACATACATAGAGACCACCGGTTATCATCGATAAGCGGGGTCTCTATTTGTATTGGTCTGAAGTTTTGAAATGTTGTGAGGTTAGCCCTGCAACCCAGCCTCTTGATGAATAGGCAGACTCACGATGAACGTCGTCATATCCTCCGCTTTACTCTCAACCTTGATTGTACCGTGATGCATCTCCACGATTTTCTTTACGATCGAAAGGCCAAGCCCATTGCCGCCAGCGGTACGATTGCGCGATTTATCCGCTTTATAGAAACGTTCGAAAATATGCAATTGATCCTCTTCGGGTATACTCGGTCCATTGTTCGAGATCCGAATCACCGCTTCATCCCCGTAACTTGCTGCACGAACACGAATGGTCCCCCGTGTAGGCACGAACTTCACAGCATTATGAATCAAATTCGTCCACACCTGCGAGAGCAAATCTTCATCCGCGGCAATCGTGATGGTATCCAGTTCGATGTCCATCTCAATATCTTTATCCACCCATTGCGGTTCACAGGCTAAAATATGGTTGCGCAGCTGCTTATCCAAGCGATAGCTTGCGGGCTCGAAGGGATGATGCTGCGACTCCAACGAAGTCAGCTTGAGCAAATTATCGCTTAGCTTGGAGAGCCTAACACTTTCCGTCTCGATAATGGTCAAATAATGCTTTCGCTCTTCGGGCGATAGCTGATCATTCTGCAAGGCGCGGGAGAAACCGCTGATGGACGTTAATGGCGACTGGATTTCATGGGAGACGTTCGAGATGAATTCCTGCCTCATTTTCTCCAGCTGACCTAAGTCTGTCGCCATTTGATTAATGGAATCGGCAATTTCCCCGAAAGGGCCATTCCGCGGGTCATTATCCACCCATACGTTGAAATCCCCGCGGGACATACTGCGTATCGCTTGATTCAAACTTTGATAGAAAATTAATTGATGCTTTCGAAAAAACTGGCCCAAAATCGCCATCGTCATCCCCCAAAGGAACATGCCGCCAATGCAGTTGATCAGCTGAACGACGACTTCAGGAGGGCGTTTATCAAGTCGCGTATACAGATAATCAGATCCATAGAAAGTGCCAAGCCAATACACGATAATCAACGCGAAAATGCCAACGCCAAATAAAATACCGCCCACTTTCTGGCGTAAGGTCTGTTTTGGAGACCCCTTCTTCAAGCGACGCCGAAGTTCCCGTTGCTCCTTCCGCTCCCGCTTAATCTGCTCTCTTAGCTCCATGCGCTCGCGCGAACGCTTCTCAATTCGCTCACGATGCAGCTTATGCCGATTGCTCATCCGAGCACCTCCAACCGATAACCCAAGCCCCGAATCGTCGCAATGCGGAACGCGTGCCGCTCCTCAGGGAAACGCTCCCGCAGCCGATTGATATGCACATCCACTGTCCGTTCATTACCTTCGTAGTCGAAGCCCCAAATCTGCTCAATCAATTGATCGCGGGAAAAGGTTTTGCCTGGATAGCTGGCCAGCTTATAGAGCAGCTCAAATTCTTTGAGCGGCAGCGTGACGCTTTCGGCGCCAGCGGTGATTTCATACGTTTTGCGATTCATCGTGAGATCGCCAGCTTGGATTGTCTGCGAGGCCGCGATCTTGTAGCGCTTGAGCAGCGCTCTCACCCGCACCGCCAGCTCCATCGGCTCGAAGGGCTTGACGAGGTAATCGTCAGCGCCGAGTTCGAAGCCTTTGACCTTCTGCGCGGTCTCGCTCTTGGCCGTGAGCATCAGCACCGGCATATCGTAATGCTCCCTAAGCTCCTTGCACAGCGCCCAGCCGTCCATTTGGGGCATCATCACATCGAGAATGACCAGATCGACTTGAACGGTTTGCAGCAGCTTAAGCGCCTCAACACCATTGCCCGCCTCTACGACTTGAAAGCCTTCATTCAGCATGAAAACGCGAACCAACTCACGAATATAAGGATCATCGTCTACGATCATAATCGGTGCCATTTGTCATCCACCCTCGCTTTAAGGAAGTTGTTAAATTCCAAGGTTGTACGCGAAATATTCGTATGAATGTAGCATAAGTGTGCAATATAAACTGAATATAAACCGAAGATGTCCCTATTACATGAAAGGGCTTTCTTTGAAAAAAGTTTTATGATAAATTTGGGAAAAGGAACACTTTGAGGGGGTTGTGACCTGTATGACGAATAATACGTTAGCGGTTTTCAACAAGCTGACTTCCGCAGAAGCGGAATCCCTATTTCAACGCGAGGTGGTCTCGGAAGGATTTGCAGGCTTTCGGCGTTTACTTGACAGTCTCACCGATGCGATCAAAACCGCTGGAGATGCCGACATCGGCGATCTAGAGCAATCCTTGTTGAAGGCGAAGCGGCTATTTCCAGAACCCGTGACGTTCAGCCCTTCTTGGGAGAAGATCTGGCCTGAGCTCGAAGCGAAGATTGCCGCGAAAAAACACATTTTCTCCGCCATCCCCGCATCGGAGCGCCACGGCGAATGGCAGGTCATTATGGACAATCCGCTCGTTGTGCAGGAGGTTGTCTGTTACCCAGCCCTAACCTTCGCGGATGCCGCCTATCTCTATGCGTATTTCCGCCCTCAATTAGAGAAATCCGAATATATTCGCCTGCAAAAAATACAAACGGTTATTGAAGAAATTGGCGGGTGACCCTTAGGTAAGCTTCCCCTTCATCCACTCGCACCACACCAAATCTGCGTCTACTTTCATGGAAGCCTTATGAATCAGCACATACATCCCAAATTCCGGATCATGTATATCCAATTCGTCGAGCGGTTTCGCACTCCCTTGTTTGAGATTTTCCAACAAGTGGGCGAATCGCTCTTTTTTCTTCAAATAATAAACCTCGCGTTCCTCCAGTACTTTTCTCGCCTGCTCTTGATTGACCAGCCCGATGCTGTACACCTTCAGCGAAAGCTCATCCCGCGTCACGGGATCATCCGTTGGCAGTGTAATCCAATGGCGCAAAGCGTCCAATCCTTGCTCCGTGATCGTATATACTTTCTTGTCGGGTTTGTCCGACTGCAGGACGTGGACGAAATCCACATGCCCTAATCCCTCTAATTGCGCTAAAAGCGGATAAATTTGACTATGCTTTGCTTGCCAAAAAGGCTGTATATGCTGCATAAGCTCATAGCCGGAACGGGATTTTTTGGCTAAAAGGCTCAGTAGTCCATATGAAAGGGTATTCATCGTATCTCCTTCTTTATGTCACAATTGACATATATATAGTTCGGTAGTATGATGATGTCCATTCAAATTATAGAGAAT
This window encodes:
- a CDS encoding GNAT family N-acetyltransferase; amino-acid sequence: MTSIIREATPQDTTAISALISQLTGKSISPLHIENRLYSMRDNPDELLYVYEEKNRILGTLSFRIKRDAEQFGQLIFSEISVMSAANDSPSAQDPRAQLEDYAVQLANKHNCAGMMWLTETGAAHPSREAQSPIGFDETGYRFVKRFI
- a CDS encoding ATP-binding protein, which codes for MSNRHKLHRERIEKRSRERMELREQIKRERKEQRELRRRLKKGSPKQTLRQKVGGILFGVGIFALIIVYWLGTFYGSDYLYTRLDKRPPEVVVQLINCIGGMFLWGMTMAILGQFFRKHQLIFYQSLNQAIRSMSRGDFNVWVDNDPRNGPFGEIADSINQMATDLGQLEKMRQEFISNVSHEIQSPLTSISGFSRALQNDQLSPEERKHYLTIIETESVRLSKLSDNLLKLTSLESQHHPFEPASYRLDKQLRNHILACEPQWVDKDIEMDIELDTITIAADEDLLSQVWTNLIHNAVKFVPTRGTIRVRAASYGDEAVIRISNNGPSIPEEDQLHIFERFYKADKSRNRTAGGNGLGLSIVKKIVEMHHGTIKVESKAEDMTTFIVSLPIHQEAGLQG
- a CDS encoding response regulator transcription factor is translated as MAPIMIVDDDPYIRELVRVFMLNEGFQVVEAGNGVEALKLLQTVQVDLVILDVMMPQMDGWALCKELREHYDMPVLMLTAKSETAQKVKGFELGADDYLVKPFEPMELAVRVRALLKRYKIAASQTIQAGDLTMNRKTYEITAGAESVTLPLKEFELLYKLASYPGKTFSRDQLIEQIWGFDYEGNERTVDVHINRLRERFPEERHAFRIATIRGLGYRLEVLG
- a CDS encoding PadR family transcriptional regulator — protein: MNTLSYGLLSLLAKKSRSGYELMQHIQPFWQAKHSQIYPLLAQLEGLGHVDFVHVLQSDKPDKKVYTITEQGLDALRHWITLPTDDPVTRDELSLKVYSIGLVNQEQARKVLEEREVYYLKKKERFAHLLENLKQGSAKPLDELDIHDPEFGMYVLIHKASMKVDADLVWCEWMKGKLT